From Humisphaera borealis, the proteins below share one genomic window:
- a CDS encoding cupin domain-containing protein: protein MSKRFMIAQLDEIKPVPCPCGQARRAFAEEGNTLATMHLTDIWADAKTHYHKKMTEIYLVLEGTGEIELDGERYPVKPMTAIFIRPGCRHRAIGNIKIVNVPIPAFDVEDEYFD from the coding sequence ATGTCCAAGCGTTTTATGATCGCCCAGCTCGATGAGATCAAGCCGGTCCCCTGCCCCTGCGGCCAGGCCCGCCGAGCGTTCGCCGAGGAAGGCAACACGCTGGCCACCATGCACCTGACCGACATCTGGGCCGACGCCAAGACGCATTACCACAAGAAGATGACCGAGATTTACCTGGTGCTGGAAGGCACCGGCGAGATCGAGCTCGACGGCGAGCGTTACCCTGTGAAACCGATGACCGCGATCTTCATCCGCCCCGGTTGCCGTCACCGGGCGATCGGGAATATCAAGATCGTGAACGTACCGATCCCGGCGTTCGATGTGGAAGATGAGTATTTCGATTGA